One Candidatus Eisenbacteria bacterium genomic window, CGGCTCGATGCGCAGGCACACGAAGCCGCACTGCCGCACGTAGTGGTCGAGCTCGCGCACGCGCTTCATCACGTCGTGCGTCGGCTCGGCGTGGTACTGGCCGTAGATGCGGCCCGGGAACTTCTCCATCGCCTTGGCGACGGCGGCGTTGTCGCCGGCCATGAGCGCCACCTTCACGCCGGCCGCGTCCATGCGCTCGATCATGCGCTCGAGGTTCGTCCCGCCGTGGTACTCGTCGAGCATGCCGTAGTTGCGGAAGACGTTCTCGCCGGCCGGGTTCGTACCCGGGGGCGTCGGCGACAGGTACTGGGTCCAGACGTCGATGATCGGAGTCGTGATCGCCACGGCCCCGACATACACACCGGCCGGTGGGCCGGCGTCAAACGCTCAGCCGCGCGGCAGGCCGAGGACGCGACCGGCGATGATGTTGCGCTGCACCTCGGAGGTGCCGGCGTAGATCGGCGCGGCGCGCGACCAGAGGTACTCGTATTGCCAGCGACCCGCGTCCACCGCGTGCCGGTCGCCGCGCTCGACGTTCGCGTACGGCCCCTCGAGCTCGATGCCGAGCTCCTTCATGCGCACGTCGGTCTCGCTCCACAGGAGCTTCAGGTACGAGCCCTCGGGACCGGGGTGTCCCGTCCGCATGAGCTCGCTCACCTGCTTCCAGGCGACGAGCCGTACGACCTCGGTGTCGATGTACGACTGCGCGAGGCGCTGGCGGTAGCGCGGGTCCTGCGTCACCGGGCCGTCCTCGCGTACGCGCGTGCGGGCCAGCCGGAGCATGTCGCGCAGCTCCGAGGCGAGGCGCGCGTGCGGCGCCGACCCGCCGCGCTCGTGCGCGAGCGTGGTGATGGCGATCGTCCAGCCCTCGTTCACGCGGCCGACGATCCGGTCCGCCGGGATCCGCACGTCGTCGAAGA contains:
- a CDS encoding acyl-CoA dehydrogenase family protein, producing VWTSYARYADWCILIVRTDPNAPKHKGLTFLLLDMKTPGITIRPLVEMTGVAWFNEVFFDDVRIPADRIVGRVNEGWTIAITTLAHERGGSAPHARLASELRDMLRLARTRVREDGPVTQDPRYRQRLAQSYIDTEVVRLVAWKQVSELMRTGHPGPEGSYLKLLWSETDVRMKELGIELEGPYANVERGDRHAVDAGRWQYEYLWSRAAPIYAGTSEVQRNIIAGRVLGLPRG